The DNA sequence tTTTAACATGAATTATGCCCCTATTCCAGATGACTCTGACATTTTTCTTGCACTGTACCCAATGATTTATGAAAACTTGCTTGTTAGGTCGATGTCCTCATTGTGATTTTACAGACCTGTTTTACAGACGTTTTATGTACACACTTAATttgaatatttatgaaatgcatattgttatatttggtagcactaATATGTGTTTCCTTCTCCTCCAACCCCATTCGACGGTGGAACGGATGTGGGCGGGGCTAGGTCTATATAAGGGTGCTAATTTAAAAAACTCACAAAaactctgacgaaggccgtgaggccgatacgtaagcttattaaatatcagtgatactatcaagagcagtgtgcaggttcCTTATTGTttccatgcacctgcaaaaataAGCTtggatgtgcgagtgcctttagAATTTTGAGATACTTACAGTAAGTATATtaaaaatcaaatacttttactcaagtagtagttTACTGGGCGACTttgacttgagtcattttctattaaggtgtctttacttttactacagtatgacaactgggtacttATTCCACCACTGCTCCttgccttcctcctccttcctccctccccctctcccttctccctacctcctccttcctccctccccctctcccttctcccttcctcctccttcctccctccccctctcccttctcccttcctcctccttccttcctccctccccctctcccttctcccttcctcctccttcctccctccccctctcccttcctcctccttcctccctcccctctcccttctcccttcctcctccttcctccctccccctctcccttctcccttcctcctccctccccctctcccttcctcctcctttccccctcctgtcttcctcctcctttctccttcctccctccccctctcccttctcccttcctcctcctttccccctcctgccttcctcctcctttctccttcctccctccccctctcccttctcccttcctcctcctttctccctcctgccttcctcctcctttctccttcctccctccccctctcccttctcccttcctcctcctttccccctcctgccttcctcctcctttctccttcctcggtccccctctcccttctcctttctccctcctgccttcctcctcctttctcccttctcccttcctcctcctttctccctcctgccttcctccccttctccctcctgccttcttcctccccttctccctcctgccttcctccctccccttctccctcctgccttcttcctcctttctccctcctgccttcctcctcctttctccctcctgccttcctccctccccctctccctcctgccttcctcctcctttctccctcctgccttcctcctcctttctccctcctgccttcctccctccccctctccctcctgccttcctccctccccctctccctcctgccttcctccctccccctctccctcctccctcctgccttcctccctcctctccctcctgccttCATCATCCTTTCTCTTTTTTTATCCCatttctttcctcctcttctgtcgAATCTCTCTTTGACCCACAGGAAAGATACAGTGGATATGTAAATTAACTTTACAAATATCACAGggagtattctctctctctctctctgttgcacgCGTTAGGCTTGGTTATATCACATTACTCCTTAATCTCTCCTCGTCTCTTCTCTGTTGTGACCTCTGCTCTTAAAGAAGTATATCTGTAAAACCAATATGGATATACATCATGAATATTAGCCAGAAGACCAATATTCAGTAATAATATGTCCAGACGTAGATATGTCTGTCCCTGTTCTTACTCTCGaccctgcttgtgtgtgtgtgtgtgcacagagcCACAGACCCATAGGATTACAATGAGTAGATTCCGCATTTCAGATTtagttctattcattctaattctatgccCAGAGCCCAGTGTGGACGAGCTGCGCAGGCTGATGATGCTGCATGGGGGTCAGTTCCACGTGTACTACTCCCACTCTCACACCACCCACATCATCGCTAACAACCTGCCCAACAGTAAGATACAGGAGCTGAGGGACCAGAAGTTGGTCCGGCCAGAGTGGATcactgacaggtgtgtgtgtgtgtgtgtgtgtgtgtgtgtgtgtgtgtgtgtgtgtgtgtgtgtgtgtgtgtgtgtgtgtgtgtgtgtgtgtgtgtgtgtgtgtgtgtgtgtgtgtgtgtgcgtgtggtgtgtgtgtgtgtgtgtgtgcgtgtggtgtctAAGTGTAGTGTAATCTACATTATACTTAGTGTTTGAACATACCTCTTTCCCTCCAACAGTATCAAGGCTGGCCATCTCCTGTCCTACCTGCAGTACCAGCTCTATGCCAAGCAGAAAGGACTGAGCTTCCCCAGTGTGTCTGTTCACCAGGGCCAAGAGCCTGCAGGACCCCTCCATGGGCGGCACCTACCCAGCCACAGCCTCAATAACCACAACCCAGCCCCTAGCCTTGGGCAGCCCCTACCCAGGCACCACACTCCTACATCCAGCCACAGTCATCTACACACAGACAATCTACACCCCCAACCCAAACACTATAACCCCCTAGCTAGCCACCgcagtccccagcccagtcaCTCTCTCCCCAGCCACCTCAACCCACAGCCCAGCCACTCTCTCCCCAGCCACCTCAGCCCCCAGCCCAGCCACCTCAGCCCCCAGCCCAGGCACCTCACTCTACGACCCAGCCTCCTCAGCCCCTTTTCCTCAAACCACCTTTACTCTGACCCAGGGCACatcacccaccacccacccagccacGGGCAACCCAAGTTAGGCTGCATCCAGCCTCCTTCAGCCTACACCCACCCACAGACCCCTGGTCCCGTCCCTGCAAACCCCAGCCACGAACACTCTAAACCTGGACAGGCACAACCTCCTTCCATCCTCTGTATCTCCAGTCACCTCCAGCACAGCTACCGGGAGCTGGACTTCAGACTGTGAGTGTGTTTTAGAAGTATTTTGATATTTGTACAATGCCCTCCactaatattggcacccttggtaaATATGAGCATTACGGGCTGCTGAatttttttaatttgctgtttatCTTCTTGGTCTTTAATTCAAAATATTCACAAAAATCGAACCTTTAATTTAAGTAAAATTACtgaaaaaaataaatgtgaaTTAAATATTTTTCTATGAAACATGTGTgccacaattattggcacccctagaAATTCTTATGAGTAAAATATAACTGAATTCTATTCCCATTCATATTTTACGTTTTTAAGTTCACCGGCGTAATTAGGAACACTTAAGTAGTAAGCCatgacttcctgtttcactggggtataaaTATGAGGTGACACACAGGCCAAGTTCCCATAGTCATCCATCACTGTGGGAAAGATCTGagaatacagtaatgatgtgcgACAAAAGGTTATTGAGCTGCACAAATCAGGAAATGGCTATAAGAAAATAGATCAACGGTCTATTTTTGAAAAGGCCCAAGCACCTGGAGATGTTAATAATCAGCATGGAAGAGGACGTGTGTCTATTTTGACCCCATGCACGGTGAGGAGGATGGTTAGAGTGGCCAAAAAATCTCCAAGGATCACAGCTGGAGAATTGCAGACGTTAGTTGTGTCTTGGGGTCAGAAAATCTCAAACTACAATCAGACGCCACCTATATAACCACGAGTTATTTGGGATGgttgccataaaaaaaagcctttGCTGTCATCAAACAACAAACTCAAGCGCCTACAGTTCGCCAAACTTTACTGGAACTTTCAATGGGACCGGGCTCTATGGTCAAATGAGACCAAAATAGAGTTTCAATGGTACCGGGTTCTATGGTCAAATGAGACCAAAATAGAGCTTCAATGGGACCGGGTTCTATGGTCAAATGAGACCAAAATAGAGCTTCAATGTGACCGGGTTCTATGGTCAAATGAGACCAAAATAGAGCTTCAATGGGACCGGGTTCTATGGTCAAATGAGTCCAAAATAGAGCTTCAATGGGACCGGGTTCTATGGTCAAATGAgaccaaaatagagctttttggaaaCAAACACCAGAGGTGGGTTTGGTGTAGACTGAAAGATAGCCTTGCAGAAAAGTACCTCATCCACactgtgaagtatggtggtggatcaATCAATCAaggaaatgtatttataaagccctttttacatcagctgatgtcacaaagcgctatacagaaactcagcctaaaacaccaaacggcaagcaatgcagatgtagaagcacgggtggctaggaa is a window from the Oncorhynchus tshawytscha isolate Ot180627B linkage group LG03, Otsh_v2.0, whole genome shotgun sequence genome containing:
- the LOC121846209 gene encoding extensin-like, which produces MASKVSKLDEQFKLDAPREKPKDGACSSIFTGVAIYVKGYTEPSVDELRRLMMLHGGQFHVYYSHSHTTHIIANNLPNSKIQELRDQKLVRPEWITDSIKAGHLLSYLQYQLYAKQKGLSFPSVSVHQGQEPAGPLHGRHLPSHSLNNHNPAPSLGQPLPRHHTPTSSHSHLHTDNLHPQPKHYNPLASHRSPQPSHSLPSHLNPQPSHSLPSHLSPQPSHLSPQPRHLTLRPSLLSPFSSNHLYSDPGHITHHPPSHGQPKLGCIQPPSAYTHPQTPGPVPANPSHEHSKPGQAQPPSILCISSHLQHSYRELDFRLNGSLLTSYEKTRSVKMNWVQELGGEDPCPVKTPRGVKDPTLTNGHTHPVNGAINPLDLSPNPTRHTPTPDRGLLHTLQSIPSQPDSPLSKPPIQHDTPRPPPVSHHRHHAQLANEQRPKPPPPTYQEAMAASASRPLDLPSQSDFPPEKPLPLANPNPSPSPVCLNGSHHNVFPSNPTPWKPTAYQPTLFLLTPPP